In the Marinitoga hydrogenitolerans DSM 16785 genome, CCATTTTCAATAGATTTTTTGAAATTTTCGAAAGCCAACTTTGGTTCATTTTTTATTAAATAAGATACACCAAGATTATGATAAATTAAAAAATTTTCTGGATCTTCTTCTAAAGCTAATAAATAATTTTTAATAGCTAAATCTACATTGTTTAAATTCAAATATTTATTTCCAAGGTTCAAGTAATAAGCACTTTTATTCTGCAATTCCAACACCTTCCGAATAATAATACATTGTATCATTTATTATTTTACTACCTAATTGTAAATAAATCTTTACTGGTCTAATACCAGGAGCAATAGGAGGAAAAATTTTATAAGAAATATTTTGTATAATTTTTTTATTATTTTTAATATAATTATCAAAAGTTACAAAATATTTTTTGGGAACTATTGCACCACCGGTTAATCTTACAAGTTTTCTAACTTTTTCACTTATAGGAGTATCTGATATTATGTATAAAGAAATATTAGTAAATAAGAAAGGAACAATATTTGTTATATTGATATATTTTTCAAAATTAGAGTTATTTTCGTCATTTAAAATAACTATTGAATCATTTTTTAGGAGTGGAAGCATTTCTAAGAAAAGATATTCCATATTATCAAAATTATAAAAATATGGTTTTTCTAACTTTCTTTTATAATCAAATGCATAACGTCCTTCTGAATCAGTAATATAAATTTTCCTATCAATAAAATTAATTAAATTATTTCCAGGAGCAATAGTATTTATTTTTAAATTTATGGTCATATCAGGAACATTAAAATCAATTCCATATAAGAATACATAATATGGAGATATATCACTAATAAAATCAATTTGATCCAATACTAACTCATATTTCGAATAATCAAATTTCATCAAAATTCCATTATTATAATTCAATAAATAAGAAAAATCAAACAATTTAGTAAATTTATTATCTTGAAATAAATAAGTTCCATCATTCATAAAAGAGATTAAAAGATTGTTATATGGAAGAGAAATAATACTCAATGGTAAATGTTTGCTTTTTATAGGAAAAACTTTTTCAATTTTTTTTGTAATAGTGGAAAATTGTAAAATTTGTCTATTTTTTATGTCAATAAGGCTGATTTTATTTTCAAAATAATTTCCAGAAGTTATAACATATTTGTTGTCCAAAGGTATTTCTTCTAAAGAATTACCAGCATAATCAAGAATTATTATACTATTATTTTTTGCATAAAAAGTCCACAATCTTCCACTTCGATCAATTCCGAATAATAAAAGATTTGTAAATTTATTAATTTTTTCAAAAAAGAATTGCTTTTGCTGAGAAAA is a window encoding:
- a CDS encoding ligand-binding sensor domain-containing protein, encoding MARKLFSESLDSFFSGKKYDARLKLEEAMTNQIYLKDVPYFWYYAAKLDLLLGKIEKAKEDLNNILFFSPSNSEAISLLNFINSLNNIEKSLSPQIKIKELKKIKNIINANEKFFIANDFIVINSFVYLLDIQNKLIYYTNLDNSEENWIKLNSVIDKNFIPFNIYYDERTDYFYISGNTGLYVIKNFSQQKQFFFEKINKFTNLLLFGIDRSGRLWTFYAKNNSIIILDYAGNSLEEIPLDNKYVITSGNYFENKISLIDIKNRQILQFSTITKKIEKVFPIKSKHLPLSIISLPYNNLLISFMNDGTYLFQDNKFTKLFDFSYLLNYNNGILMKFDYSKYELVLDQIDFISDISPYYVFLYGIDFNVPDMTINLKINTIAPGNNLINFIDRKIYITDSEGRYAFDYKRKLEKPYFYNFDNMEYLFLEMLPLLKNDSIVILNDENNSNFEKYINITNIVPFLFTNISLYIISDTPISEKVRKLVRLTGGAIVPKKYFVTFDNYIKNNKKIIQNISYKIFPPIAPGIRPVKIYLQLGSKIINDTMYYYSEGVGIAE